In a single window of the Sporichthyaceae bacterium genome:
- a CDS encoding PKD domain-containing protein, giving the protein MVGLSLGDGMRGLTRRWRVLAVSGVLVAGVIAPAAADSGLPGVPQLGSNPVSALLDLITDNGDDAFQLGCRGNLIAPTDDGSSPAVPLPFSPNFFGTRGRLYVNNNGNVTFGSARPDFHFDDLSADTGNPMIAPFLADVDTRDVFHSQAVTYGVSTDQKVFCADWPGVGSYSNHGDKLDKFRLLLIDRSTDPGNAPGDFDIVMDYDFINWDTADAKAPAVAAVARAGFSDGTTASNHTFQLPGSGTPGAFGDSGPNSLAEHSLVTHDQHVTKQADGRYVFAVRGGQPLPAGQPPEVADITMHTAQDVPLQVKVPATDPDGDVMVLHSATDGEHGKVNCVSDPEAATGPIHCAYTPAADFHGTDSFKVTVADSHANQGTGTVNVVVDAVNTPPTVVTPQSMTVSVTHTSTPTTSATNAPTPVTGNVLTGASDPNGDAVTLTAPLTPTPTGHGSVVCTADGRCTYTPNATFTKGSTDTFTFTAADGKGASTFGTVNIAEHNDPPTAVFGARLQTASNSLTVAFDGSGSHDPQGPVASYAWDFGDGSSGVGVSPVHTYPQPGIYQVRLTVTDSGGLTNSVSRSVRLIAGSTPDHAGTGSGDTGGTDPGDANPGNANPDSTNPGSAGPDSTNPGSAGPAGQVPDHGPATNPGNAPSHAQPQGRDSGKSSHRSARHDRLELVNTGGQGYNMRGTVREGDFRIERVDGQIRRITGTGEFGDGSSVTFNLRVRDDHAFGTIAIRDSDGRLDRFRVDGVRIVDHGDTVEGHAKYRDNGSRFAFAIEDRRH; this is encoded by the coding sequence ATGGTCGGACTGTCTTTGGGGGACGGCATGCGCGGACTGACGCGCCGGTGGCGAGTGTTGGCCGTATCCGGGGTACTGGTGGCCGGGGTAATCGCACCGGCCGCAGCCGACTCCGGCCTGCCGGGCGTCCCACAGCTCGGCAGCAACCCCGTCTCGGCGCTGCTCGACCTGATCACCGACAACGGTGACGACGCCTTCCAACTGGGCTGCCGAGGCAACCTGATCGCACCCACGGACGACGGCTCCTCCCCCGCCGTGCCGCTTCCGTTCTCGCCGAACTTCTTCGGCACCCGCGGCCGGCTCTACGTCAACAACAACGGCAACGTGACCTTCGGCAGCGCGCGCCCTGACTTCCACTTCGATGACCTGTCCGCGGACACCGGCAACCCGATGATCGCGCCGTTCCTGGCCGACGTGGACACCCGTGACGTGTTCCACTCGCAGGCCGTCACCTACGGGGTGTCCACCGACCAGAAGGTGTTCTGCGCGGATTGGCCCGGCGTCGGTTCCTACAGCAACCATGGCGACAAGCTCGACAAATTCCGCCTGCTGCTGATCGACCGGTCCACCGACCCCGGCAACGCCCCCGGCGACTTCGACATCGTCATGGACTACGACTTCATCAACTGGGACACCGCGGACGCGAAGGCGCCGGCCGTCGCCGCCGTAGCGCGGGCCGGCTTCTCCGATGGCACCACCGCCTCCAACCACACGTTCCAATTGCCCGGCTCGGGCACGCCCGGCGCGTTCGGGGACAGCGGACCGAACTCGCTGGCCGAGCACAGCCTGGTCACCCACGACCAGCACGTGACGAAGCAGGCGGACGGCCGGTACGTCTTCGCGGTGCGCGGCGGGCAGCCGCTGCCCGCGGGTCAACCGCCGGAGGTCGCGGACATCACCATGCACACCGCGCAGGACGTCCCGCTGCAGGTGAAGGTTCCGGCCACCGATCCCGACGGGGACGTGATGGTGCTGCACTCGGCAACCGACGGCGAGCACGGCAAGGTGAACTGCGTCAGCGACCCCGAGGCGGCAACCGGCCCGATCCACTGCGCCTACACCCCGGCCGCGGACTTCCACGGCACGGACTCGTTCAAGGTCACCGTCGCCGACAGCCACGCCAACCAGGGCACCGGCACCGTCAACGTGGTGGTGGACGCGGTCAACACGCCGCCCACGGTGGTCACGCCGCAGAGCATGACCGTGTCGGTGACCCACACATCGACCCCGACCACATCGGCGACCAACGCACCGACGCCGGTCACCGGCAATGTGCTGACCGGAGCGAGCGACCCGAACGGCGACGCCGTGACGCTGACCGCACCGCTGACCCCCACGCCCACCGGGCACGGCAGCGTGGTTTGCACCGCCGACGGCCGGTGCACCTACACGCCGAACGCCACCTTCACCAAGGGCAGCACCGACACGTTCACCTTCACCGCCGCTGACGGCAAGGGCGCATCGACGTTCGGCACGGTGAACATCGCCGAGCACAACGATCCGCCGACCGCCGTCTTCGGGGCCCGACTGCAAACGGCGAGCAACTCCCTCACGGTGGCCTTCGACGGCTCCGGCTCACATGACCCGCAGGGGCCGGTTGCGAGCTACGCGTGGGACTTCGGCGACGGCAGCAGCGGCGTCGGGGTCAGCCCGGTGCACACCTACCCGCAACCGGGCATCTACCAGGTGCGGCTCACGGTGACCGACTCCGGCGGCCTCACCAACTCGGTCAGTCGGTCGGTCCGACTGATTGCGGGTAGTACGCCGGACCACGCCGGGACCGGCTCCGGCGACACCGGCGGCACCGACCCCGGTGACGCCAATCCCGGCAACGCCAACCCCGACAGCACCAATCCCGGTAGCGCCGGGCCCGACAGCACAAATCCCGGTAGCGCCGGGCCCGCCGGGCAGGTGCCCGATCACGGCCCCGCCACCAACCCGGGCAATGCTCCGAGCCATGCGCAGCCGCAGGGCCGCGATTCCGGAAAGAGCTCACACCGGAGTGCTCGCCACGACCGGCTGGAGCTGGTGAACACCGGCGGCCAGGGGTACAACATGCGCGGCACCGTCCGCGAGGGCGACTTCCGCATCGAGCGCGTGGACGGGCAGATCCGCCGGATTACCGGCACCGGGGAGTTCGGCGACGGCTCGTCGGTGACCTTCAACCTGCGCGTGCGCGACGACCACGCCTTCGGCACGATCGCGATTCGCGACAGCGATGGACGTCTCGACCGCTTCCGCGTGGACGGGGTGCGCATCGTTGATCACGGCGACACGGTGGAGGGGCACGCGAAGTATCGGGACAACGGCAGCCGCTTCGCCTTCGCCATTGAGGATCGACGCCACTGA
- a CDS encoding MBL fold metallo-hydrolase codes for MHTYHGKVSVGGPPDVRELAGLIITKVAVGPMDNNCYLLRCRDSGEQLMIDAANDAQTLLGMLGGPLERIVTTHQHYDHWQALGEVTKRTGARTTAHTLDAEGIPVATDDLVNDGDEIAVGRVSLKAIHLVGHTPGSIALLYDDPNGHPHLFTGDCLFPGGVGNTQSDSARFTSLIHDVETKLFGALPDETWVYPGHGGDTTLGTERPNLAEWRARGW; via the coding sequence GTGCACACATATCACGGCAAGGTCAGCGTCGGCGGTCCGCCGGACGTCCGTGAACTGGCCGGGTTGATCATCACCAAGGTTGCGGTCGGCCCCATGGACAACAACTGCTACCTGCTGCGTTGCCGGGACTCCGGCGAGCAGCTCATGATCGACGCCGCCAACGACGCGCAGACGCTGCTGGGCATGCTGGGCGGTCCGCTGGAGCGGATCGTGACCACCCATCAGCACTACGACCACTGGCAGGCGCTCGGCGAGGTGACGAAGCGCACCGGCGCGCGGACCACCGCGCACACGCTGGACGCCGAGGGGATCCCGGTAGCCACGGACGACCTGGTCAACGACGGCGACGAGATCGCCGTCGGTCGGGTCAGCCTGAAGGCGATTCACCTGGTGGGCCACACCCCCGGCAGCATTGCCCTGCTCTACGACGACCCGAACGGCCACCCGCACCTGTTCACCGGCGACTGCCTGTTCCCCGGCGGCGTCGGGAACACCCAGAGCGACAGCGCGCGCTTCACTTCCCTCATCCACGACGTGGAGACCAAACTGTTCGGCGCCCTACCGGACGAGACCTGGGTCTACCCCGGCCACGGCGGGGACACCACACTGGGAACCGAGCGGCCGAACCTCGCGGAATGGCGGGCTCGCGGCTGGTAG
- a CDS encoding nuclear transport factor 2 family protein, whose product MSPHPNAIRIRQIYQALGAGDVGAVLEGFAADTLFHMPGSGELAGDHKGRDGVAKVVTHLMGISGGTMAFEVHGVYADADHAAVHLRETATRAADGAVLDVEEVHLLALDADGRIREFWDLPADPDAHNGFFEGR is encoded by the coding sequence ATGTCCCCACACCCCAACGCGATCCGTATCCGTCAGATCTACCAGGCGCTGGGGGCAGGCGATGTGGGAGCTGTGCTGGAGGGCTTCGCCGCCGACACGCTGTTCCACATGCCGGGCTCGGGCGAGCTGGCCGGGGACCACAAGGGCCGCGACGGGGTGGCCAAGGTGGTCACTCATCTGATGGGGATCAGCGGCGGCACCATGGCCTTCGAAGTGCACGGCGTGTACGCCGACGCAGACCACGCCGCGGTCCATCTCCGGGAGACCGCCACCCGCGCCGCGGACGGAGCGGTGCTCGACGTCGAGGAGGTGCACCTGCTCGCGCTCGACGCCGACGGGCGCATCCGCGAGTTCTGGGATCTCCCCGCCGATCCGGACGCCCACAATGGCTTCTTCGAGGGCCGATAG
- a CDS encoding type II toxin-antitoxin system VapC family toxin: MRHYIETSAAAKLLVAEAETAALKAYLDGLPASDERMSSALAETELRRMAVRLELDQALATDVLSRFDLIDLPRSVFREAGILPGPGLRSLDALHLTMALRVAADILIAYDHRLIAAARGLGLTVASPGA; encoded by the coding sequence GTGAGGCACTACATCGAGACCTCGGCCGCGGCGAAACTGCTTGTCGCCGAAGCGGAAACGGCCGCGCTGAAGGCGTATCTGGATGGTCTGCCCGCGTCCGATGAACGAATGTCGAGTGCCCTGGCGGAGACCGAACTGCGGCGGATGGCGGTGCGGTTGGAGTTGGACCAAGCCCTGGCGACCGACGTGCTGTCGCGGTTCGATCTGATCGACCTGCCGCGCTCCGTGTTTCGGGAGGCCGGAATCCTCCCCGGCCCCGGCCTGCGCAGCTTGGATGCCCTGCATCTGACGATGGCGCTCCGGGTCGCCGCCGACATTCTGATCGCCTACGACCACCGCTTGATCGCCGCCGCTCGCGGCCTCGGCCTCACGGTCGCCTCACCCGGAGCATGA
- a CDS encoding type II toxin-antitoxin system prevent-host-death family antitoxin, producing MTEQIAHRDLRNRSAEILRAVAEGASFEITNHGEVVALLTPAGPEPLSVRRATDHRPFANIESVPRAEGTGDVLDELRGER from the coding sequence GTGACTGAACAGATTGCGCACCGCGATCTGCGCAATCGCAGCGCGGAAATACTGCGTGCCGTTGCCGAGGGAGCTTCCTTCGAGATCACCAACCACGGTGAGGTGGTCGCCCTGCTGACCCCCGCCGGTCCGGAACCCCTCAGCGTGCGCCGTGCCACCGACCATCGGCCGTTCGCCAACATCGAGAGCGTGCCGCGGGCCGAGGGGACCGGGGACGTGCTCGACGAACTGCGCGGGGAGCGGTGA
- a CDS encoding ferredoxin, whose product MPKKIVVDRNRCTGLGMCEAAAPDVFEIQPDGSMTVLCEHPSDDQMDVVQEAIDGCPTEALTLVDD is encoded by the coding sequence GTGCCTAAGAAGATCGTCGTCGACCGCAACCGGTGCACCGGCCTCGGCATGTGCGAGGCCGCCGCACCGGACGTGTTCGAGATCCAGCCGGACGGCTCGATGACGGTGCTCTGCGAGCATCCTTCGGACGACCAGATGGACGTGGTTCAGGAAGCGATCGACGGTTGCCCCACCGAGGCGCTGACCCTCGTCGACGACTGA